The nucleotide sequence TGGTGTCGCAGCCGACATGGGTGCCGGTGAGGTTGAGGTGGTCCCGCAGCAGATGGACCAGCAGCGTGCGGTCCTCGACGTCGACAGCAACGGCCTTGCCGTTCACCGTCAGTTTGACTGTAGACACGTGGAGTCCTCCCGTATGTTTGTAATTATTCCAATTAGAGACAGCGCAAGCAGAACTTTGCAACTGGCATTTTGATGATCTCGCGTCATGGAAAGGTCATCGTGGCGGCCATCACCGGCGCGCGATCGAGTCATGATGGTTCGGGCCGCCGCCAGCCCGTGGCGCGACCTGCAATGTGGGTCTGAAAGATCTGCATCGCGCCCGCAGGCAATGTCACATCGTCGCTGTCGCGCGCCGCCTCCGTCTGCGGAGGTCAGCCCTGTCGCGCGTTGTCTCTCCCTGGATGATCTGTTCCTTGCCGCAAATTGGAGCACGCGCTCGCGTCCTTGTAATCGCGATCTTGGTAGTACGCGGTGAAAACGATAAATAACTGATTTTGCTTGAGATTCTGGCCCGTGTCTCGAGCGCTGGGCGCCGCGGTCCGGCGCTCGCGCCTCGTCCATGCGCCCCCGGTCCTTCCTGGCGATTGATCGAAGGCCGGTGGCCTCCGGCGGTTTTGCCAAGGGCGGCGCGAAAGTCGGGCTGGAGGAAGAATCGCCCGACGTGACCATCCTGCAGGACGAGACCGACGCGCAGATCGGCGGCAAGCTCGCACAGCCCGGCTCGCGATTGATCGATTCGACGTCGCGCAAACTCGCTGCGAACTTCTTCGAAAGTCTTGCCGCTTTGGTAGCGCCGTCATCGCGATGGACGCGCCGATGATGTGCGCGAGGTCGAACGGAATCGTTGGACTGCAACACGGCATCGCCCGAATTCGATGGCGCGTTTCGAGCTGCAAAACGCGGCCAAGACGCGAGCGTCGACAACGAGATGCGCGACAAAACCCGGCAATGATTCGCACTACTACCTTCCGCCAATACTGAGCGCGAGAAGGCGATGCTGTAATTTCGATCGATGGTTCGCAGACAACTGCGCATCGCGGGCGCAGCGCGCTCGGGCGCCCAACATGGCGTGCACAACAACACCACGGAGGGAATACATGACCTTTGGAACGAAGGGCTTTCTGGCCGGCATTTCGGTGGTTGCGATGCTGACCGCCGGCACGCTTGGCGTCAGCGCCAACGACTCGCTGATCAAGGCGCAATCCGATTCGAATCAATGGGCCGTTGCCGGCCACGACTACGGCAACACGCGCTTCAGCCCGCTGAAGCAGATCAATACCGAGAATGCAGGCAAACTGACGCTGGCCTATTCGTTCTCGCTGGCGTCGCTGCGCTCGAACGAGTCCTCGCCGATCGTCGTCGGCAACACGCTCTACGTCTCGAGCTCCTGGGGTCCGAAATACGTCTACGCGCTCGATGCCGCCACCGGCGCGCGCAAGTGGACCTGGGAACCCGAGATTCCCGATGACGTGCTGCAATATGCCTGCTGCGACGTGAACAACCGCGGCGTCTCCTATGCCGACGGCAAGATCTTCGTCGGCCGTCTCGACGGCAAGCTGACGGCGCTCGATGCCGCGACCGGCAAGTCGCTGTGGACGGCGAAGGTGGTCGACTACAAGCAGGGCTCGGTCATCACCTCGCCGCCGCTCGTCGTGCGCGACAAGGTCATCACCGGCTTCGGCGGCGGCGAGTACGGCGTGCGCGGCTCGCTCCAGGCCTTCGACATCAACACCGGCAAGCAGCTCTGGCAGATGTTCACCGTTCCCAGCCCGGACGAGCCCGGCGGCGATAGCTGGAAGGGCGATTCCGCCCAGCATGGCGGCGGCGCGGCCTGGCTGGTCGGCTCCTACGATCCCAAGACCGACACAGTCTATTGGGGCACCAGCAATCCCGGTCCGTGGAATACCGGCGTTCGCTCCACCGGCGACGGCAATTTCGGCAAGCTGACCAATCTCTACACCGCCTCAACGCTCGCGCTCGATCCCAACACCGGCAAGATCAAGTGGCACATCCAGACCACGCCGGCCGATGCCTGGGACTACGACGGCGTCAACGAGGCCGTGCTCGCGGATCTGAAGATCGGCGGCAGTACCGTTCCGGCGCTGATGAAGGCGGATCGCAACGGCTACTTCTTCGTCGCCAACCGCGAGACCGGCAAGGTGCTTTCGGCGGAGAAATACGTCTTCTCGAACTGGGCGAAGAAGTGGGACGTCAACACCATGCGCGCGGAGGAGGATCCCGACAAGCGTCCCGGACCGAACCATCCCGCCAAGGACATCTGTCCGAACCTGATCGGCGGCAAGAACTGGCAGCCGATGTCGTTCAATCCGCAGACCGGGCTCGTCTACATCCCCTCGAACAACGTCTGCATGGATTGGTCGGTCTCCGATGTCGCCTATAAGCGCGGCGTGTTCTATCTCGGCGCCGAATTCCCGACCAAGGAGGGCCCCGGCGGCTTCCTAGGCGAGCTCGTGGCCTGGGATCCCGTCGCCCAGAAGAAGGTCTGGTCGATCAAGGAAGACCTGCCGTTCAATGGCGGCACGCTGACCACCGCCGGCGGTCTGGTGTTCGCCGGCAACATCCATGGCGACTTCCGCGCCATCGATGCGAAGTCCGGCAAGGTGCTCTGGAGCAAGAATCTCGGCTCCGGCATCGGCGCGGGCCCGGTGACCTACAGTGTCGACGGCAAGCAATATGTCGCCATCGTCGTTGGCCGCACGGCCGCGCTGCCCGCGTTCCTGGGCGAGATCGGCAAGAAGATGACGGCCGCAGCTCCCGAGGGCGGGTCGCTCTTCGTGTTCTCGGTCCAGTGACCACTCGCGCGCGTATCCCGGAGGTGACGGGATACGCGCGCGTTCTTTGAAATTGCGCGGTTGCGGCATCGGCCGGATTCCATGCCGCAACGCCGGTCAACGATCTACAGATCACGGGAGATGAGGATGCGTCCGAACAGTCTTGGAAGCGGCAAGGGCCGAAATCGCATCGTCGGCGGGCTCCTCGCATGGGCTGCCGTGGCCGCGACGATCGCACCCACCGCAACGGCGCGCGCAGACGATGCGAAGCCGTTCCGTCTCTGCGCAGATCCGACCAATCTGCCGTTCTCGAGCGATAGTCCGTCGCAGCCGGGCTTCTACGTCGAGATCGGCCGGGCGCTGGCGCAGGCGCTCGGCGAACCGATCGCTTACGACTGGTACAAGTCCTATTTCGGCAAGCGCACGGTGCGTGTCACGCTGCTGGGAAAGCAGTGCGACGCCATGATCGGCTTGCCGCGCTCCGAGGATTTCATGGGACCGGCCGTGATCTTCTCGAATAGCTTTGCGAAGGAAGGCTACGCCCTGGTCGCGGCCAGGGGGCTGGCGCTCGGCGGCGTCGACGACCTCAAGGGCAGGCGCGTCGCCGTCCAGTACGCCAGCACGCCGCAAAACCTTCTTGCGACGCGCGACGACATTCAGAAGGTGACGGTGCTGTCGCCCGAGGAGGGCATGCAGGCGCTCGACCAGGGCAAGGCCGACGTCGCCTTCATCTGGGGGCCCGTCGCCGGCTGGCTGAACAAGACCGCCTACAATGACCGCTATCAAATCCAGCTCACCGAAGGCGAAGGCTTGTCGTGGGATGCCGCCATCGGCTTCGCGAAGACCTCGGCGGAGCTGCGCGATCGCGTCGATGCGATCCTGCCGCAGCTCCAGGGCACGATCGCCGGTCTTGCGGTGAAATACGGTTTGCCGGCCGGGCAGCCGGTTCGCTTCGGCGCGGCCCAGGCCGTGCCGGCGGGAACGACGACCGGAACCGGGCCCGGGGCGAGCGTGGTGCAGGTGGCAAATGGGGTGGCGACCGAGGCCAAGGGCGACGCATCCGCGCTGAACGCGGCAACCGTCGGCGCCGGCAAGGAGATCTTCAACGGGACCTGCGCACATTGCCATGGCCCCGACGCCATCCAGAGCGAGCGGAAGATCGACCTGCGCCTGTTGCGCCACCGCTACGGCGACGACATGCGCGATACGTTCTGGAAGACCGTGCACGACGGACGGCCCGCCAAGGGCATGCCGGCCTGGAGCGAGGTCTTCACCGACGAGCAGTTCGACAGCATCTATTCGTTCCTGCTGACGGTTCAGGCGGAATCGAACGATTGATCGGTCTTGACCGGACGGGTTCGGGAAGATGTGCTAGCGTCCATCCGGCATCCTCCCGACACCGGACCGGCGCGGGATGGATGCGCTGCCACCCCTCGCGCGGTGGAATTCTGGAAGGCGCCATGGCCAGCTTCCTGATCATCGACGATCACCCGCTGTTTCGCGAAGCGCTCGGCAATGCGGTGCGGCTGGCCTTGCCCGAGGCCCGCATTCTCGAGGCGATGTCGATCGAGGATGCCCTGCACATCCTGTCGGTCGAGCAGGGAATCGACCTCGCGCTGCTCGATCTCTCGCTGCCGGACGCGACCGGCTTCTCCGGTTTTCTCCGCCTGCGCGAAACCTATCCGCGCCTGCCCGTCGCCATCGTGTCGAGCGAGGAGGACCAGCATGTGGTCCGCGAGGCGCTGGCGCTCGGCGCAGCCGGCTATCTCCCGAAGTCGACGTCGAAACGCGAGCTGGCCCTGTCTATCGAGGGTGTGCTCGCCGGCTCGATATCGGTCCCGAGGGATTTCGTGGCGGCGCCGCAGCGGCGACGGGCCGAGACCAGCAAGGCCCTCGAGGTCAAGCTGCGCGAGCTCACGCCGCAGCAGCTTCGCGTGCTGGACCTGCTTCGCCGCGGCTATCCGAACCGGCAGATCGCGCAGGAGCTCCAGCTCGCCGAATCCACGGTGAAGGCGCATATCACCGAGATCCTGCGCAAGCTCGGGCTGTTCAGCCGCAACAAGGCGATCATCGAGATCGGCAAGATGGAGCTGCCCGATCCCAGGAGCCGGCCCTTTGCGAGGGCCGAGCGCGGGAGGCCGCAGTGATCCGCGCCTTCGCCCGTTTGATCTGGATCAATCCGGCCCGGGCCGGTTGATACATCCTCGCATGACGTCGAACCCGGCAGCGATTTGGAATGGCTCACGCGCGATGCGATTTCTGATTGTCGAAGACCACCCGCTGTTTCGCGAGGCGCTCGAAGGGGCCCTGCAAATGGCGGCGCCGGATGCCGACATGCTGGAGGCGACGTCGATCGACGGCGCGCTCGAGCAATTGTCCGCAAGCGCCGAGTTCGATCTCGTCCTGCTCGATCTCTCGATGCCGGGCACCACCGGCCTCTCGGGCATCGTTCGCATCCGCAAGGCGTTCCCGAAGGTTCCCGTCGTCATCGTGTCGGGGCATCAGGACCCGCAGATCATCTCGGGCGCCTTGTCGCTCGGCGTGTCCGGTTACATCCTCAAATCCTCATCCAAGCAGGAGCTTGCCCAGTCGCTCGGCGAGGCGTTGCGCGGCTCGGTCTGTGTGCCCCATGCCTATCGTGCACTCCGGCCGCAGCGGGCCGCAGGTCCTGCCCGTGAGCTGCTGAAGCGCCTGCATGATCTCACGCCGCAGCAATTGCGCGTCCTCGAAATGCTCAAGCGCGGCCTGCAGAACAAGCAGATCGCTTATGAACTGAAGATTTCCGAGACCACCGTGAAGGTTCACGTCTCGGACATCCTGCGCAAATTGAATGTGTTGAGCCGCACCAAGGCGATCGTCGAAATGTCGCGGATCGATTTTGCGACGCTGGCGGGAGCAGGGACGCGGACGAAGCACGATCGCGCGCAGTCCGAATAGTCACCGCGGCTCAAGCCAGCAGGAACGACAGCAGCGCGCGCATTTCGGCCGGCTTGATCGGCTTCTTCAACACCTCGAGCCCATGGAGGCTCGCTTCCTTGGCGGCATTGTCGGAATAGTCGGCGGTGATGATCATCGCGGGCACGTCCAGCTTGAGCTGCTGCCGGATGTCGGCGACGGCCGCCAGTCCACTCTCGCCGTGGTCGAGATGCAGATCGGCGATGACGGCGTCGGGCGCGCCGCCCAGCTCGCTGAGGCGCAGTAGCGCGTCCGAGGCCGATCGCGTGATCGCGACGTCGCAGCCCCACCCTTCCAGCAGGGCGGCCATGGCCTCGGAGCCGGACGGATCGTTCTCGACCAGCAGGATCTTGGCGCCTTCGAGCCCGCCATATTGCCGTTCGGCGAGCTTGGCCTCCTGCACCTCGTCGCCGACATCGGCGAGGTCGGCCGGTTCGAGCTCCAGGGTGAACGTCGATCCTTTGCCGATCTGCGACGACAATCGCACCCCGTGTCCGAGCACGGTTGCGAAGCGGCGAACGATAGAGAGACCGAGGCCAAACCCGGCCTGGTCGGTTGCGCTGACTTCGCCACGCTGGAATTCGCGAAAGATCGCTTCCTGCTGCGCCTGCGCAATCCCCGGCCCGGTATCGGAGACCTGGACGCAGATGCGGTTGTTTCGGCGCCGGCACCCCATCACGATGCCGCCGCTGCGGGTGTAGCGGATGGCATTGGCAAGCAGATTTTGCAGGATACGCCGGAGCATCATGGCGTCCGACGATACCGCCACCGGCGACGTGCGGATGCGCAAGGAGAGGCCTTGCCGCGCGGCAATCGGCGCGAATTCGTCGCGGAGCTGCTCGAACACCGGGGCGAGCGCCAGGGGACGCACGTCGGGCCGGAGCGCCCCGGCGTCGAGCTTTGCGATCTCGAGCAGCGACCGCAGCATGTCCTCGAGCGTCACCAGCGACCGGTCAACCTGATCGATCAGCAAGCCCGCCTCCTGCGATTCCATCATCTCGGTCAGCGCCGACAG is from Bradyrhizobium xenonodulans and encodes:
- a CDS encoding response regulator, yielding MRFLIVEDHPLFREALEGALQMAAPDADMLEATSIDGALEQLSASAEFDLVLLDLSMPGTTGLSGIVRIRKAFPKVPVVIVSGHQDPQIISGALSLGVSGYILKSSSKQELAQSLGEALRGSVCVPHAYRALRPQRAAGPARELLKRLHDLTPQQLRVLEMLKRGLQNKQIAYELKISETTVKVHVSDILRKLNVLSRTKAIVEMSRIDFATLAGAGTRTKHDRAQSE
- a CDS encoding response regulator, translating into MASFLIIDDHPLFREALGNAVRLALPEARILEAMSIEDALHILSVEQGIDLALLDLSLPDATGFSGFLRLRETYPRLPVAIVSSEEDQHVVREALALGAAGYLPKSTSKRELALSIEGVLAGSISVPRDFVAAPQRRRAETSKALEVKLRELTPQQLRVLDLLRRGYPNRQIAQELQLAESTVKAHITEILRKLGLFSRNKAIIEIGKMELPDPRSRPFARAERGRPQ
- a CDS encoding SRPBCC domain-containing protein, with amino-acid sequence MASGGFAKGGAKVGLEEESPDVTILQDETDAQIGGKLAQPGSRLIDSTSRKLAANFFESLAALVAPSSRWTRR
- a CDS encoding c-type cytochrome, which translates into the protein MRMRPNSLGSGKGRNRIVGGLLAWAAVAATIAPTATARADDAKPFRLCADPTNLPFSSDSPSQPGFYVEIGRALAQALGEPIAYDWYKSYFGKRTVRVTLLGKQCDAMIGLPRSEDFMGPAVIFSNSFAKEGYALVAARGLALGGVDDLKGRRVAVQYASTPQNLLATRDDIQKVTVLSPEEGMQALDQGKADVAFIWGPVAGWLNKTAYNDRYQIQLTEGEGLSWDAAIGFAKTSAELRDRVDAILPQLQGTIAGLAVKYGLPAGQPVRFGAAQAVPAGTTTGTGPGASVVQVANGVATEAKGDASALNAATVGAGKEIFNGTCAHCHGPDAIQSERKIDLRLLRHRYGDDMRDTFWKTVHDGRPAKGMPAWSEVFTDEQFDSIYSFLLTVQAESND
- a CDS encoding hybrid sensor histidine kinase/response regulator, whose translation is MTEVWQDPGTVEELRRETAKLKKINAALMSRVERSMDQQFNAFSLFETAIALDRQVRDRTHQLREVLHSIERANEDLYRAKQQAEAASSLKSSVLISVTHDLLQPLNAARLTLSALTEMMESQEAGLLIDQVDRSLVTLEDMLRSLLEIAKLDAGALRPDVRPLALAPVFEQLRDEFAPIAARQGLSLRIRTSPVAVSSDAMMLRRILQNLLANAIRYTRSGGIVMGCRRRNNRICVQVSDTGPGIAQAQQEAIFREFQRGEVSATDQAGFGLGLSIVRRFATVLGHGVRLSSQIGKGSTFTLELEPADLADVGDEVQEAKLAERQYGGLEGAKILLVENDPSGSEAMAALLEGWGCDVAITRSASDALLRLSELGGAPDAVIADLHLDHGESGLAAVADIRQQLKLDVPAMIITADYSDNAAKEASLHGLEVLKKPIKPAEMRALLSFLLA
- a CDS encoding PQQ-dependent methanol/ethanol family dehydrogenase; protein product: MTFGTKGFLAGISVVAMLTAGTLGVSANDSLIKAQSDSNQWAVAGHDYGNTRFSPLKQINTENAGKLTLAYSFSLASLRSNESSPIVVGNTLYVSSSWGPKYVYALDAATGARKWTWEPEIPDDVLQYACCDVNNRGVSYADGKIFVGRLDGKLTALDAATGKSLWTAKVVDYKQGSVITSPPLVVRDKVITGFGGGEYGVRGSLQAFDINTGKQLWQMFTVPSPDEPGGDSWKGDSAQHGGGAAWLVGSYDPKTDTVYWGTSNPGPWNTGVRSTGDGNFGKLTNLYTASTLALDPNTGKIKWHIQTTPADAWDYDGVNEAVLADLKIGGSTVPALMKADRNGYFFVANRETGKVLSAEKYVFSNWAKKWDVNTMRAEEDPDKRPGPNHPAKDICPNLIGGKNWQPMSFNPQTGLVYIPSNNVCMDWSVSDVAYKRGVFYLGAEFPTKEGPGGFLGELVAWDPVAQKKVWSIKEDLPFNGGTLTTAGGLVFAGNIHGDFRAIDAKSGKVLWSKNLGSGIGAGPVTYSVDGKQYVAIVVGRTAALPAFLGEIGKKMTAAAPEGGSLFVFSVQ